The following are encoded together in the Fusarium keratoplasticum isolate Fu6.1 chromosome 1, whole genome shotgun sequence genome:
- a CDS encoding Eukaryotic translation initiation factor 3 subunit J, which produces MPPKKWDDEESDDSSSSGSPQATGAGAARRKFDDEEDDSDVLDSWDAAEDSEVEREKERKAAEAKAKAAEAAAAAKKPKGQRIAEHQADRAKQKADAASIQVIEETEAEKRERLRRTEQEADLAHAADMFGDIGISAGRAKTRTAAVVVDSSDPTNTVDISKLPLFQPKTKAQFDNLRTVLGPILSANAKNAQYSLFLQDFTKALAKEMPSEQIKKLASSITALGNEKMREEKAADKGGKKTKAAKTKTSLVTGRANVADTSHYDEDGDFGDDDFM; this is translated from the exons ATGCCTCCTAAGAAGTGGG acgacgaggagagcGACGATagctcctcctccggctcTCCCCAGGCTACCGGTGCCGGTGCTGCTCGCCGCAAGtttgacgatgaggaagacgataGCGAT GTCCTCGATTCGTGGGATGCCGCCGAAGACTCCGAGGTAGAGCGCGAGAAGGAGcgcaaggccgccgaggccaaggccaaggctgctgaagccgccgccgccgccaagaagcccaagggccAGCGTATTGCTGAGCACCAGGCCGACCGAGCCAAGCAGAAGGCCGACGCCGCCAGCATTCAGGTGATCGAGgagaccgaggccgagaagcgTGAGCGACTCCGACGTACCGAGCAGGAGGCCGATCTCGCCCACGCCGCCGACATGTTTGGAGATATCGGAATCAGCGCTGGTCGGGCCAAGACTCGAACTGctgccgtcgtcgtcgactccAGTGATCCTACCAACACTGTCGACATCTCCAAGCTGCCCCTTTTCCAGCCCAAGACTAAGGCTCAGTTTGACAACCTCCGCACAGTTCTGGGCCCCATCCTTTCGGCCAACGCAAAGAACGCCCAGtacagcctcttcctccaggaCTTCACCAAGGCTCTCGCCAAGGAGATGCCCAGCgagcagatcaagaagcttgCTAGTTCTATCACCGCCCTGGGCAacgagaagatgagggaggagaaggctgccgacaagggcggcaagaagaccaaggctgccaagaccaagacgtCCCTGGTTACTGGCCGTGCTAACGTTGCGGACACTAGCCATtacgatgaggatggcgattTTGGAGA TGATGACTTCATGTGA